From Primulina tabacum isolate GXHZ01 chromosome 2, ASM2559414v2, whole genome shotgun sequence, one genomic window encodes:
- the LOC142537046 gene encoding protein NSP-INTERACTING KINASE 1-like isoform X1: protein MGMSREREVAFFAFIYLSVCSSSMGLLSPKGVNFEVQALMGIKSALRDPHGVLENWDGDAVDPCSWTMVTCSSESLVIGIGAPSQNLSGTLSPSIGNLTNLQIILMQNNNITGPIPTELGRLTKLQTLDLSSNYFDGIIPPPLGHLQSLQYMRLNNNSLSGEIPMSLANMTQLSLLDLSYNNLSGPVPRFLYKTFNIIGNPSICETGSEPQCSGITLIPMSMSLNTTQTALTSAKSKHRTLALVFGTSLGFLCLIILGFGLFFWTRHRHMQQEFYDVNDRQHEEVSLGNLRRFQFRELQIATHNFSSKNILGKGGFGNVYKGCLQDGTAVAVKRLKDGGAAGGERQFQTEVEMISLAVHRNLLKLYGFCMTPTEKLLVYPYMANGSVASRLKAKPVLDWATRKRIALGASRGLLYLHEQCDPKIIHRDVKAANILLDGYCEAVVGDFGLAKLLDHQDSHVTTAVRGTVGHIAPEYLSTGQSSEKTDVFGFGILLLELITGQRALEFSKSVSQKGAVLDWVRKLHQEKKLNTLVDKDLKNNYDRIELEEMVKVALLCTQYLPGLRPKMSEVVRMLQGDGLAERWEASQRLEPNKFRRLELSSSERFSDLTDDSSLLAQAMELSGPR, encoded by the exons ATGGGGATGAGTAGAGAGAGAGAAGTGGCATTTTTTGCCTTCATTTATCTATCCGTTTGCAGCTCTTCAATGGGTTTGCTCTCTCCCAAAGGTGTGAACTTTGAAG TTCAAGCTTTGATGGGGATAAAATCTGCATTGAGGGATCCCCATGGTGTTCTTGAAAATTGGGATGGGGATGCAGTTGATCCATGTAGTTGGACTATGGTCACTTGTTCTTCTGAAAGTCTTGTTATTGGAAT AGGGGCTCCAAGTCAGAATTTGTCTGGTACTTTATCTCCAAGTATTGGGAATTTAACAAATCTTCAGATTAT ACTTATGCAGAATAATAACATTACAGGACCAATCCCTACCGAACTTGGACGACTCACAAAACTTCAAACACTCGATCTTTCAAGCAACTACTTCGACGGCATCATTCCTCCTCCTTTGGGCCACTTGCAAAGCCTTCAATACAT GAGGCTCAACAACAACAGTCTATCTGGCGAAATTCCGATGTCACTTGCCAATATGACGCAACTTTCTTTACT GGATTTGTCTTACAATAACTTGAGTGGACCCGTACCCAGATTCCTTTACAAGACATTCAA TATAATTGGGAACCCCTCTATATGTGAGACAGGATCAGAACCACAGTGTAGTGGAATAACATTGATTCCTATGTCTATGTCCTTGAACACCACTCAAA CTGCTCTTACTTCGGCAAAATCAAAACATCGGACTCTCGCCCTCGTGTTTGGAACCAGCCTTGGTTTCCTATGTCTGATAATCCTCGGATTCGGGCTTTTTTTTTGGACCAGACATAGGCATATGCAACAAGAATTCTATGATGTTAATG ACAGACAACATGAGGAAGTTTCACTAGGAAATTTAAGGAGGTTTCAGTTTAGGGAACTGCAAATTGCTACCCACAATTTTAGTAGTAAAAACATTCTGGGGAAAGGTGGATTTGGAAATGTATATAAAGGGTGTCTACAAGATGGAACTGCTGTGGCCGTAAAAAGGCTCAAAGACGGAGGCGCAGCAGGTGGAGAAAGGCAATTTCAGACAGAAGTTGAGATGATTAGCCTAGCAGTTCACCGGAATCTCCTCAAATTGTATGGTTTTTGCATGACGCCAACAGAAAAGCTCCTAGTATACCCTTACATGGCAAATGGAAGCGTTGCTTCGCGTCTCAAAg CGAAACCAGTGTTGGACTGGGCTACAAGAAAGCGGATTGCCTTAGGAGCTTCAAGGGGACTGTTGTATCTCCATGAACAGTGTGATCCAAAGATTATTCACAGAGACGTCAAGGCTGCAAATATACTTCTTGATGGCTATTGCGAGGCAGTGGTGGGAGATTTCGGATTGGCAAAGCTTTTGGATCATCAAGATTCGCATGTCACGACTGCTGTACGTGGCACTGTGGGCCATATAGCCCCCGAGTATCTGTCAACTGGCCAGTCTTCTGAGAAAACAGATGTGTTCGGATTCGGAATCCTTCTTCTTGAACTGATCACAGGACAAAGAGCATTAGAGTTCAGTAAATCGGTCAGTCAGAAAGGAGCGGTTCTTGATTGG GTAAGGAAACTTCATCAAGAAAAGAAACTAAATACACTGGTTGATAAAGACTTGAAGAACAACTACGACAGAATTGAGCTAGAAGAAATGGTTAAAGTGGCTCTCTTGTGCACTCAATATCTACCAGGGCTGAGACCCAAAATGTCTGAAGTGGTTCGTATGCTACAAGGAGATGGACTTGCTGAGAGATGGGAAGCATCTCAGAGACTAGAACCAAACAAGTTTAGAAGGCTGGAGCTCTCCTCGTCTGAACGGTTTTCCGACCTCACCGATGATTCTTCATTGCTTGCTCAAGCTATGGAGCTCTCTGGTCCGAGGTAA
- the LOC142537046 gene encoding protein NSP-INTERACTING KINASE 1-like isoform X2, whose protein sequence is MQNNNITGPIPTELGRLTKLQTLDLSSNYFDGIIPPPLGHLQSLQYMRLNNNSLSGEIPMSLANMTQLSLLDLSYNNLSGPVPRFLYKTFNIIGNPSICETGSEPQCSGITLIPMSMSLNTTQTALTSAKSKHRTLALVFGTSLGFLCLIILGFGLFFWTRHRHMQQEFYDVNDRQHEEVSLGNLRRFQFRELQIATHNFSSKNILGKGGFGNVYKGCLQDGTAVAVKRLKDGGAAGGERQFQTEVEMISLAVHRNLLKLYGFCMTPTEKLLVYPYMANGSVASRLKAKPVLDWATRKRIALGASRGLLYLHEQCDPKIIHRDVKAANILLDGYCEAVVGDFGLAKLLDHQDSHVTTAVRGTVGHIAPEYLSTGQSSEKTDVFGFGILLLELITGQRALEFSKSVSQKGAVLDWVRKLHQEKKLNTLVDKDLKNNYDRIELEEMVKVALLCTQYLPGLRPKMSEVVRMLQGDGLAERWEASQRLEPNKFRRLELSSSERFSDLTDDSSLLAQAMELSGPR, encoded by the exons ATGCAGAATAATAACATTACAGGACCAATCCCTACCGAACTTGGACGACTCACAAAACTTCAAACACTCGATCTTTCAAGCAACTACTTCGACGGCATCATTCCTCCTCCTTTGGGCCACTTGCAAAGCCTTCAATACAT GAGGCTCAACAACAACAGTCTATCTGGCGAAATTCCGATGTCACTTGCCAATATGACGCAACTTTCTTTACT GGATTTGTCTTACAATAACTTGAGTGGACCCGTACCCAGATTCCTTTACAAGACATTCAA TATAATTGGGAACCCCTCTATATGTGAGACAGGATCAGAACCACAGTGTAGTGGAATAACATTGATTCCTATGTCTATGTCCTTGAACACCACTCAAA CTGCTCTTACTTCGGCAAAATCAAAACATCGGACTCTCGCCCTCGTGTTTGGAACCAGCCTTGGTTTCCTATGTCTGATAATCCTCGGATTCGGGCTTTTTTTTTGGACCAGACATAGGCATATGCAACAAGAATTCTATGATGTTAATG ACAGACAACATGAGGAAGTTTCACTAGGAAATTTAAGGAGGTTTCAGTTTAGGGAACTGCAAATTGCTACCCACAATTTTAGTAGTAAAAACATTCTGGGGAAAGGTGGATTTGGAAATGTATATAAAGGGTGTCTACAAGATGGAACTGCTGTGGCCGTAAAAAGGCTCAAAGACGGAGGCGCAGCAGGTGGAGAAAGGCAATTTCAGACAGAAGTTGAGATGATTAGCCTAGCAGTTCACCGGAATCTCCTCAAATTGTATGGTTTTTGCATGACGCCAACAGAAAAGCTCCTAGTATACCCTTACATGGCAAATGGAAGCGTTGCTTCGCGTCTCAAAg CGAAACCAGTGTTGGACTGGGCTACAAGAAAGCGGATTGCCTTAGGAGCTTCAAGGGGACTGTTGTATCTCCATGAACAGTGTGATCCAAAGATTATTCACAGAGACGTCAAGGCTGCAAATATACTTCTTGATGGCTATTGCGAGGCAGTGGTGGGAGATTTCGGATTGGCAAAGCTTTTGGATCATCAAGATTCGCATGTCACGACTGCTGTACGTGGCACTGTGGGCCATATAGCCCCCGAGTATCTGTCAACTGGCCAGTCTTCTGAGAAAACAGATGTGTTCGGATTCGGAATCCTTCTTCTTGAACTGATCACAGGACAAAGAGCATTAGAGTTCAGTAAATCGGTCAGTCAGAAAGGAGCGGTTCTTGATTGG GTAAGGAAACTTCATCAAGAAAAGAAACTAAATACACTGGTTGATAAAGACTTGAAGAACAACTACGACAGAATTGAGCTAGAAGAAATGGTTAAAGTGGCTCTCTTGTGCACTCAATATCTACCAGGGCTGAGACCCAAAATGTCTGAAGTGGTTCGTATGCTACAAGGAGATGGACTTGCTGAGAGATGGGAAGCATCTCAGAGACTAGAACCAAACAAGTTTAGAAGGCTGGAGCTCTCCTCGTCTGAACGGTTTTCCGACCTCACCGATGATTCTTCATTGCTTGCTCAAGCTATGGAGCTCTCTGGTCCGAGGTAA